Proteins co-encoded in one Candidatus Manganitrophaceae bacterium genomic window:
- a CDS encoding lytic transglycosylase domain-containing protein: MIQRAKKYIKPCFFTLSMGFFLLHPLSAEFSPIASLSFGFSEATFARQALQTAREQKVRKILSRFHTGLQAEEEQRLAIFIVAESQRHQFDPELIIALISTESSFYNWSTSPKGAIGLMQMIPTTAKEVAEVSKVDWKGEAPLFDPFTNIKLGIHYLSTLNAKFGDLTLALTAYNYGPTHVVRWVESGEEIPTKYAEKVLKHYQEFLGLAPEEKEETETFPSV, encoded by the coding sequence ATGATTCAAAGAGCTAAAAAATATATCAAGCCCTGCTTCTTTACCCTCTCGATGGGTTTCTTTCTCCTCCACCCTCTGTCGGCGGAATTTTCGCCGATCGCCTCTCTCTCTTTCGGTTTCTCCGAGGCCACGTTTGCACGTCAGGCGCTTCAGACGGCACGTGAACAGAAGGTGCGAAAGATCTTGTCGCGCTTTCATACGGGGCTGCAGGCCGAGGAGGAGCAACGGCTGGCCATTTTCATCGTGGCCGAGAGCCAGCGCCATCAATTTGATCCCGAATTGATCATTGCCCTCATCTCCACGGAGAGCTCCTTCTATAATTGGTCGACCTCGCCGAAAGGGGCGATCGGGTTAATGCAGATGATCCCGACAACGGCAAAAGAGGTCGCGGAGGTGAGCAAGGTCGACTGGAAAGGGGAGGCGCCGCTTTTTGATCCCTTCACCAACATCAAGCTGGGGATTCATTACCTCTCGACCCTCAATGCCAAATTCGGGGATCTCACCCTGGCCCTCACCGCCTACAACTATGGGCCGACCCATGTGGTCCGGTGGGTCGAATCGGGGGAGGAGATTCCGACGAAATATGCGGAGAAGGTGTTAAAACACTACCAAGAATTTCTCGGCCTCGCGCCTGAAGAAAAAGAAGAGACCGAAACCTTTCCCTCCGTCTAA